In Stieleria varia, one genomic interval encodes:
- a CDS encoding dockerin type I domain-containing protein codes for MLTGGLPVTLVGNGDEQRITIVAKGSDVKAFSIDHAGAGGNAALLGFSTTQSVNADTLPHRSVLGMTSRRATRDVNPALLSQLPEDALEELRSRLGIAPEAWSYDAAEKTLIFRLEGSVPTQSKSVAMNLDRTINLGVFGELELIAQATASASASNIGFQLNVGLNLDPSDRSMMINAGTRLAELNDGRGVGTAVGVAGTAAPGSRLERNRDTPFDIQYRRAGNSKVFTQKIYLRNVDTVDNLTAQDLIDDLQSALDDSGLGSLFEAVLIEDADDSSRNRLHIVAIDPSIAWMEVRIDRRLATPFGMLAINDSDYRQAPTQPATGDNRTAYPDLLVKDLARDQEYFISLDGVITLGQALQAISAQTGGLVSGSIRDQSQIVLTSDTPFEVSNLDTGQLTSHAAYDLGLLATSEFVAGNYEIASPLLNDVPLSDRVFLAESFPGDAAKKTSLSANIDLESRNVAIGGALGMIGLEATTQSNNPIKIGYGLDLELTDPGTSADDGRITLRELIQAEPLDLFSPPTLSDITVGGKIDVRGELQGVFSSTPLLTMTLNKPESGLDLLTFDTSAMDDVLKQLRSLQPQDVAAILLRVVDQWTNGESTAFLREKLPIVGSALADVADVLTKVRAAIRSVVSEVNSPAVAEAIDDVQVTIEDLPLARSEKQSIFDALQTARELLAEVRSLANTESITPTLTKLLAAVGTIRQEAKNLGIPLTPAASAAPVAAPAAFSRVPEGESVTREPSELERLVIEALDRLWDALPAANDLAKRFSDAIRRELPNSDDVTFQFDASIDDNNRPIILVGLSLSQAGEIKFDPNFTVDNFFIGADAALDGVFGVDAELGLGAKLSYDGSSPTVELITANPEGNPYYVPTHLSLKASALAKGSAAVTVGTAPVAGGDVNLRLQKSTADSNPAEIIVSLDADADGLMPVDELASKIQFEASGVLTGNLNVDLIGERADNVVTLEWDIASGEAPEFVVDESRLVGLFANFDFDLATIIIGIDEFLSLLSNTLREELDELPIIGGGLEDIGGFISDLRTKLVEPIRELFAASTIRTFADLERELHDRIFNALGDLITNEDLLDITLTADRFEIEVTLGKLYTVVDIPFDTNLPGLSMRDGSGLEVDITPTLDIGFGVSRYEGFYLINGTGNELSLQIDAHLAPETELNLDLFVLDVTASQSSDEPATGVSGSIQIDLGNQETPIGQLNQFDVRIAVDANLNLDLKTRVAGGVLPSITADLVGHWGFDTDMGGVQSPSFSLNNISLDAGRFLGEVIGPAAQKINEYLEPVADIIEILETPIPGVSQLSQLAGNGPVTLLDLALSQLDASDRESTKKFIQFLKTVQSVTELSNRISAAGEINFGSISFAGEGLTEAGWNLNVGETLGNLPGITVDSGVRSNPLATANAELDSLVAELSREPSSAKRKDQGLGLSFKVWDEPSSLIRMLLGQPIDLITWNVPELKLSFDWAQRFQIIPTPPISVEIGLEAVMEIDLSLGLSSRGLQTGNLLDGFFFGDRADVTTGDDIDELTLRLGATLAALLDLGVASAGIQGGLYGQIAANWRDPDGDGRLYFDELGKMLRDDGFECLFDLRAELTAVIRLVWQVLFAEGTIDIAEITLFETDNSSVCPARLAAHVSDGNEKDSRDFPNILPEHLLEQIIGPEPDSQYAPAGTLIIHAGAMAGLRHRGSSKDVSESFTLSNPAPGVVRVQGMGLDNTFGGVTLVAFDGGLGNDELNVIADPETNRTFSLPIVAFGGVGRDRLYGGNKEDHLFGDAGDDFLFGGDGGDQLFGGDGDDQLDGQKGDDSLWGNAGRDTLFGGDGNDTLHGGLQDDHLYGGDDFDTLYGDDGHDWIEGGAGDDPLIDGGTGNDYLVGGSGADFLLGGWGNDSLIAYQIDGPVVQGQADDDVLEGGPDDDFLCGSAGSNSLYGGISYNTYRNDLIDFDNTIPVLPGGYLLESCTSELPDSLPTPQSGSVTVRVFRDHNADHAMGSSEKFENDWEVELIDAEGGSVATAFSQDVDLNTDDYIDPTLERGIVRFDDVIPGTYSLRIVKTLGKDFERIIQTAPQPTGSDDLMPIVVAVGDAQSIDAGLIGMHLRPEIRGTVFHDINGNGRRDEGEPGLEGRNVYIDADNDGTNDSLAQTITFPTEVYLGSSKNGDFRFILKDTQPGERIVRLDLTSGVQTSPADQEIYFSNLNSNADLEQSWSLPRHYIAPNQSERMLGLFGNESTSLSLSNLPAHESLEIEFDLWIVGSWDGKPADDEGSSGPGDVWSFQVDSQTEFITTFSNLQGFEVTPRLQDYPEQLDQAAANQHAGGTGAFRAPYLPNGTGLNPLGEPNSRQAAYRMSLSVDHVDSNAVIRFLGSRLEAGETWAIDNVRVTAKRVGYTLDIDYEQSVTEIDFGISDFVSTSQAIVQTTQKSSAASNEEIEGFSSHSAAPTIMAPTLAAPAVMAAGESISTYAVSGIRFEDTDTDGVYDWSGGDRESGIAGQPVYVDLNGNAAYDAGEPYTLTNSNGAFTFQLEPGTYTVRELMPPGWTETSPSERPWGITSDGYLAEIDPETGHYTHVKPIELPDGYAATQWIGLTYDTSGLAGRLLAVGNFSLFPVGDLLSFLFEIDSITGKATLLTQLSEGIPEGDLVADFGGLHAVKTYGNAAWLVDIDTQSGQVTRRGIFHVGSEFGPPDASSLTFHNGDYWSVVYDGQAQLVQINPFTGQAKSKRPLSDPLFGSVAGMVAYRGELTPRFLFAAGEPRTGENAPAIYDLDSDGSLANLHSVPLSFSGLTWVPDRGHIVTVIDQPVDSLYFGNIRTTIVPDGKDHIEGHAGVDWIWGDNDVSYDPYIISLGDDDELIGGAGADYLRGDLGNDILWGKTHEVAAASPTSASENDDLDGGEGTDTVVSWLDADQTLTNGNISFSPSLLVSDSLYSIEHAELRASSMNSQGRTLDASAFTRGNVKLVGGGGDDTLIGSPQNDDLEGGEGNDSLSGGSGADRYLFTVPTSQENDVIRDTDGIDTLDFGRYDDSVNVFLNRRMMLTGTRNLENLDWDSDPYGIENVVGGGGDDWIEGNDGANRLEGGDGNDTLLGLDDEDFLIGGAGNDSLDGGNDRDVFFFSDVLGVDENDIVSGGNGRDLLDFSSLSGQQHLIVDLDASTTVASHDGRTVRWKTKAITDIEDIVGTSGDDQFYNGIDGNRISGGDGDDVYYFRHLSALDWINEFEGQGRDRIDFSLTPASVSLSIDLSSQVLAELNQAGTAIRVRAGGDLEAIEDVVGGQGDDVIRGSSRDNHIDGWYGSDQIHGELGDDRYIISPDPSNRVDTFFENAGGGSDTISFAEHYADRTDPIIVELYGGTASIAGVPRVTLDDPQRFENAIGGGGNDTLLGNDGNNRLVGGDGNDRFSGRGGNDRLMGGAGDDRYAFESLRYVQSGGSNQYQVIPENDVILDPTVVLDEFGVLVLDADGRPIPSTNSGNDTIDYVDVPPTSIYSLSIDLGNSLPRMSEYYAVPPLPPQGTVVNPVLAYRWIDRTYWSWRDQIFGTVLENIIGGPGNDTLIGNDASNIIQGGGGDDTIYGLGGNDLLLGGGGNNVIYGGRGNDRYQFNWISDSYDILVEEGGTVVGESLRVGGNDTLDFTGAPMEISFDLSDFAPGTGDPSSYRDIGILPGTRLLLKAQGQSITSPDQYDGRPFENVIVPPTPALAASLKVFDSNDDDALSSLDALLIVNWLRNNRADGQEARSLNSSIDRFDNNGDGRVTSLDALRVINELAKQGVRRQQLKTEPMNHAAVFQGDETTRPWALTRDLDLEWLEDDELRERIL; via the coding sequence ATGTTAACCGGCGGGTTGCCGGTCACACTCGTGGGCAACGGCGATGAGCAGCGGATCACGATCGTGGCGAAAGGATCCGATGTCAAAGCATTTTCGATTGACCATGCTGGTGCCGGAGGAAACGCCGCACTATTGGGATTTTCGACGACACAGAGCGTGAATGCAGACACGCTCCCACATCGCAGCGTCTTGGGCATGACCAGCCGCCGGGCGACGCGGGATGTGAATCCCGCCCTGCTCAGTCAGTTACCCGAGGATGCTTTGGAGGAACTCCGGTCGCGACTGGGTATCGCACCCGAGGCATGGAGCTACGACGCCGCGGAGAAGACCTTGATTTTTCGTTTGGAAGGTTCGGTTCCAACGCAATCAAAATCGGTCGCAATGAATTTGGATCGTACGATCAACCTGGGAGTGTTTGGAGAGCTTGAATTGATTGCTCAAGCCACTGCGAGCGCGTCCGCCTCAAACATTGGGTTCCAGCTAAATGTCGGGCTGAATCTGGATCCCAGCGACCGCTCGATGATGATCAACGCCGGCACAAGGCTTGCCGAGTTAAACGATGGTCGAGGTGTCGGCACTGCGGTCGGCGTGGCAGGAACGGCAGCACCAGGCTCACGTCTGGAGCGAAACCGCGACACACCGTTCGACATTCAGTACAGGCGTGCCGGCAACAGCAAGGTTTTCACGCAAAAGATCTATTTGCGCAACGTCGACACGGTGGATAATCTGACGGCGCAAGATTTAATTGACGATCTACAATCCGCACTGGATGATTCGGGACTGGGCAGTTTGTTCGAAGCCGTGCTCATCGAGGACGCCGACGATAGCTCACGCAATCGCTTGCACATTGTCGCGATCGATCCGTCCATTGCTTGGATGGAAGTTCGTATTGACCGTCGCTTGGCGACGCCGTTCGGGATGTTGGCAATCAACGATAGTGACTACCGGCAGGCTCCGACACAACCGGCAACCGGCGACAACCGCACGGCCTATCCCGATTTATTGGTCAAGGATTTGGCGAGAGATCAGGAGTATTTTATCAGCCTGGATGGTGTGATCACACTCGGACAAGCGTTGCAGGCAATTTCGGCTCAGACCGGCGGACTGGTCAGTGGATCGATCCGCGATCAAAGCCAGATTGTGTTGACGTCCGATACGCCATTCGAAGTTAGCAACCTGGATACTGGTCAGCTCACCTCGCATGCCGCGTATGATCTGGGGCTGCTGGCGACCAGCGAGTTTGTCGCAGGGAACTATGAAATCGCTAGTCCTCTCTTGAATGACGTCCCCCTTTCCGACCGCGTTTTCTTGGCAGAATCGTTTCCCGGGGATGCTGCCAAAAAGACAAGTTTGTCAGCCAACATCGACTTGGAATCTCGCAACGTCGCCATCGGTGGCGCTCTGGGCATGATCGGGCTGGAGGCGACGACGCAGAGCAACAACCCGATCAAGATCGGTTATGGACTGGACCTGGAATTGACCGACCCGGGAACGTCAGCGGACGACGGGCGTATAACGCTACGAGAGCTGATTCAGGCTGAACCACTCGATCTGTTTTCCCCGCCAACGTTGTCCGATATCACCGTCGGTGGAAAGATCGACGTACGAGGGGAGCTGCAAGGCGTTTTCAGTTCCACGCCACTGTTAACGATGACGCTCAATAAGCCAGAGTCGGGTTTGGACTTGCTGACGTTTGACACCTCGGCGATGGACGACGTGCTGAAACAGTTGCGAAGTCTGCAGCCCCAAGACGTCGCGGCAATACTATTGCGTGTCGTCGACCAATGGACAAATGGTGAGTCGACCGCATTCTTGCGAGAAAAGCTACCGATCGTCGGATCGGCACTGGCCGACGTTGCCGATGTGTTGACGAAAGTCCGGGCGGCGATTCGCAGTGTCGTCAGCGAAGTAAACTCACCTGCGGTTGCGGAAGCGATCGATGATGTGCAAGTGACAATCGAAGACTTGCCACTGGCCAGAAGCGAAAAACAATCGATCTTTGATGCTCTTCAAACTGCTCGCGAACTGCTGGCCGAGGTGCGATCGCTGGCCAATACCGAATCGATCACGCCGACGCTGACCAAACTGCTTGCGGCAGTGGGAACGATTCGTCAGGAAGCGAAGAACCTTGGCATTCCCCTGACACCCGCAGCATCCGCTGCACCGGTTGCTGCTCCAGCGGCTTTCAGTCGCGTTCCGGAAGGAGAATCCGTTACGAGAGAACCCAGCGAGCTGGAGCGGTTGGTGATCGAAGCATTGGATCGATTGTGGGACGCATTGCCTGCGGCGAATGACCTCGCAAAGCGTTTTAGTGATGCGATACGCCGCGAGTTGCCAAACAGCGATGATGTGACGTTCCAATTTGATGCGTCGATCGATGACAACAACCGGCCGATCATTCTGGTCGGTCTAAGTTTGTCGCAGGCCGGTGAGATCAAGTTCGATCCCAACTTTACGGTCGATAACTTCTTTATCGGGGCGGATGCGGCGCTCGATGGGGTCTTCGGAGTTGATGCTGAGTTGGGACTCGGTGCCAAGTTGTCCTATGACGGTTCGTCGCCAACGGTGGAGTTGATCACGGCGAACCCCGAAGGCAACCCTTACTATGTGCCGACGCATTTGTCACTCAAAGCGAGTGCGTTGGCGAAAGGCAGCGCCGCCGTGACCGTTGGCACGGCACCGGTTGCCGGCGGTGATGTGAATCTAAGACTGCAGAAGTCGACTGCCGATTCCAATCCCGCAGAGATCATTGTGTCGCTTGATGCCGATGCCGACGGACTGATGCCGGTCGATGAATTGGCGAGCAAGATTCAGTTCGAGGCCAGTGGCGTGCTGACCGGGAATCTGAATGTCGATTTGATTGGCGAGCGTGCGGACAACGTGGTCACGCTGGAGTGGGACATTGCTTCCGGTGAAGCACCGGAATTCGTTGTCGATGAATCCCGTTTGGTCGGACTGTTTGCAAACTTTGATTTTGACTTGGCAACGATCATTATAGGCATTGATGAATTCTTGAGTCTACTTTCCAACACGTTGCGTGAAGAGTTGGACGAATTGCCGATCATCGGCGGCGGCTTGGAAGACATCGGCGGCTTCATTTCAGACCTGCGAACGAAGCTTGTCGAGCCGATTCGCGAGCTTTTCGCCGCTAGCACCATTCGCACTTTTGCTGATCTGGAACGTGAGCTACACGATCGTATCTTTAACGCACTCGGCGATTTGATCACCAACGAGGACTTACTCGATATCACGCTGACGGCAGATCGTTTTGAAATCGAAGTCACCCTCGGCAAATTGTACACGGTAGTCGACATACCCTTCGACACCAATCTGCCTGGGCTTTCCATGCGTGATGGAAGTGGATTGGAGGTTGACATCACACCGACGCTGGATATCGGTTTTGGTGTCAGCCGCTATGAAGGGTTTTATTTAATCAATGGCACCGGCAACGAACTGAGTCTACAGATTGACGCTCACTTGGCACCGGAAACCGAATTGAATCTGGACCTCTTTGTGCTCGATGTCACGGCATCCCAATCGTCTGATGAACCAGCAACCGGGGTTTCTGGTTCGATTCAGATTGATCTGGGCAACCAAGAAACGCCCATCGGGCAACTCAACCAATTCGATGTGCGTATCGCTGTGGATGCCAATCTGAACCTGGATTTGAAGACGCGAGTTGCGGGCGGTGTTTTGCCGTCTATCACCGCCGACTTGGTCGGCCATTGGGGATTCGACACTGACATGGGCGGTGTTCAATCACCTTCGTTTTCTCTGAACAACATCTCGCTGGACGCTGGCAGATTCCTGGGCGAAGTGATTGGTCCGGCGGCACAAAAAATCAACGAGTATTTGGAGCCGGTTGCCGACATTATCGAGATTCTGGAAACCCCGATTCCCGGCGTTTCTCAGCTATCGCAATTGGCTGGCAACGGCCCAGTGACGCTGTTGGATCTGGCGCTATCGCAATTGGATGCGAGTGATCGCGAATCGACGAAGAAGTTTATTCAGTTCCTGAAGACGGTTCAGTCGGTGACGGAACTCTCGAATCGTATTTCGGCAGCGGGTGAGATCAACTTTGGCAGCATTTCCTTTGCGGGCGAGGGGCTGACCGAGGCGGGTTGGAACTTGAATGTCGGTGAGACACTGGGAAACCTTCCAGGTATTACGGTTGATTCCGGCGTTCGTTCTAATCCGCTGGCTACCGCCAACGCCGAACTCGACTCGCTCGTGGCAGAACTTTCGCGCGAACCGAGTTCTGCAAAGCGAAAGGATCAAGGACTCGGATTGAGTTTTAAAGTTTGGGACGAGCCGAGCAGTTTAATACGCATGCTGTTGGGTCAACCGATCGATTTGATCACATGGAACGTTCCGGAGCTAAAACTTAGCTTCGATTGGGCCCAACGATTCCAAATCATTCCGACACCACCGATCAGCGTCGAGATTGGTTTGGAAGCCGTGATGGAGATCGATCTTTCGTTGGGACTTTCTAGTCGAGGACTGCAAACGGGTAATTTGCTGGATGGATTCTTCTTTGGTGATCGGGCGGACGTTACCACCGGTGACGACATCGACGAGTTGACGTTGCGTTTGGGCGCGACGTTGGCGGCGTTGTTGGACTTGGGAGTTGCCTCGGCGGGAATTCAAGGCGGTTTGTACGGTCAGATCGCGGCCAACTGGCGTGACCCCGACGGCGACGGAAGATTGTATTTTGATGAACTCGGCAAAATGCTTCGCGACGATGGGTTCGAATGTCTGTTTGATCTTCGTGCCGAACTGACCGCTGTGATCCGCTTGGTTTGGCAGGTGTTGTTTGCCGAGGGTACGATCGATATCGCCGAGATCACGTTGTTCGAAACGGACAACAGCAGCGTGTGTCCGGCTCGCTTGGCCGCGCACGTTTCCGACGGCAATGAGAAAGACAGTCGCGATTTCCCGAATATACTTCCGGAGCATTTGCTCGAACAAATCATTGGCCCTGAACCAGACTCCCAATATGCCCCGGCAGGCACATTGATCATTCACGCCGGGGCGATGGCGGGATTGAGGCATCGCGGTAGCAGCAAAGATGTAAGCGAATCGTTCACGCTATCCAATCCGGCACCTGGCGTGGTTCGTGTGCAAGGAATGGGATTGGACAATACATTTGGAGGAGTCACCTTGGTCGCCTTCGACGGCGGGCTGGGCAATGATGAATTGAACGTCATTGCGGATCCGGAAACGAACCGTACTTTCAGTTTGCCAATTGTTGCCTTTGGCGGTGTCGGCCGCGATCGCCTGTATGGTGGCAACAAGGAGGACCATCTATTTGGTGATGCTGGCGATGACTTTTTGTTCGGCGGCGATGGGGGGGATCAATTGTTCGGCGGTGATGGCGATGATCAATTAGACGGCCAAAAAGGCGATGACTCGTTGTGGGGAAATGCTGGACGGGACACGCTTTTTGGTGGTGATGGCAACGACACCCTCCACGGCGGATTGCAAGACGATCATCTGTACGGCGGAGATGACTTCGATACGCTCTACGGTGACGACGGTCATGACTGGATCGAAGGCGGGGCTGGCGATGACCCGCTGATCGACGGCGGCACAGGAAACGATTATCTGGTTGGTGGATCTGGGGCCGATTTTCTGCTCGGCGGTTGGGGTAACGATAGCCTGATCGCCTACCAGATCGATGGCCCGGTTGTGCAAGGTCAAGCCGACGATGATGTGCTTGAAGGCGGCCCCGATGACGATTTTCTGTGTGGTTCCGCGGGTTCGAATTCTCTCTATGGCGGAATCAGCTACAACACGTACCGCAACGACTTGATCGATTTTGACAACACCATCCCAGTGCTGCCTGGAGGCTACCTACTGGAGTCGTGCACCTCTGAATTGCCCGATTCGTTACCAACGCCACAATCCGGGTCGGTCACGGTGCGAGTGTTCCGCGACCACAACGCGGATCACGCCATGGGCAGCTCCGAAAAGTTCGAGAACGATTGGGAAGTTGAACTCATCGATGCCGAGGGAGGCTCGGTCGCGACGGCGTTTTCGCAGGACGTCGACTTGAACACAGACGACTACATTGATCCGACGCTAGAACGTGGAATCGTTCGTTTTGACGACGTGATTCCAGGAACCTATTCACTGCGAATAGTCAAAACGCTCGGAAAGGATTTCGAGCGCATCATTCAAACTGCACCGCAACCGACAGGCTCGGACGACTTGATGCCAATCGTCGTTGCCGTCGGCGACGCACAAAGCATCGATGCTGGTTTGATCGGCATGCACCTGCGTCCCGAAATTCGCGGCACGGTTTTCCATGACATCAACGGCAACGGAAGACGTGATGAAGGCGAGCCAGGGTTGGAGGGTCGTAATGTGTACATCGATGCGGACAACGACGGCACCAACGACAGTTTGGCTCAAACAATCACGTTTCCGACCGAAGTCTATCTGGGGAGCAGCAAAAACGGAGACTTCCGGTTCATTCTGAAGGATACGCAACCTGGCGAACGTATTGTCCGATTGGATTTAACCAGCGGCGTGCAAACATCGCCAGCGGATCAAGAGATTTATTTTTCTAACTTGAACTCGAACGCCGACCTGGAACAAAGCTGGAGTTTGCCGAGGCATTACATTGCACCCAATCAAAGCGAACGCATGTTGGGCTTGTTCGGCAACGAGTCCACGTCGCTGTCGTTGTCGAATCTGCCGGCACACGAAAGCTTGGAGATTGAATTTGATCTTTGGATCGTCGGTTCATGGGACGGTAAGCCAGCCGACGACGAAGGTAGCAGCGGTCCTGGCGACGTTTGGAGCTTCCAGGTCGATTCGCAGACGGAATTCATCACGACATTCTCGAACCTTCAGGGATTCGAGGTAACGCCACGACTTCAGGATTACCCCGAACAACTCGACCAGGCAGCGGCGAACCAGCACGCCGGAGGAACCGGTGCTTTTCGCGCGCCTTACTTACCCAACGGCACCGGACTCAACCCACTGGGCGAACCCAATAGCCGCCAAGCGGCCTATCGGATGTCCCTCTCGGTTGATCATGTCGACTCGAACGCAGTCATTCGTTTCTTGGGCAGCCGATTGGAAGCGGGTGAGACCTGGGCGATTGACAATGTACGCGTCACCGCAAAACGAGTCGGCTACACGCTCGATATCGACTACGAACAGTCGGTGACGGAAATCGACTTTGGGATCAGCGACTTTGTTTCGACCAGCCAAGCGATCGTCCAAACAACACAAAAATCGTCGGCTGCGTCCAACGAGGAGATTGAGGGCTTCAGTTCTCACTCGGCCGCACCGACCATCATGGCGCCGACGCTGGCCGCGCCAGCGGTCATGGCGGCAGGCGAATCTATCAGTACCTATGCGGTCAGCGGAATCCGTTTTGAGGATACGGATACGGATGGTGTCTACGACTGGTCGGGCGGCGATCGAGAGTCTGGCATCGCTGGGCAACCTGTCTATGTCGACCTCAATGGCAATGCTGCATATGACGCAGGCGAACCGTACACCTTGACCAACAGCAACGGTGCTTTCACGTTCCAGCTTGAACCCGGCACCTACACCGTTCGCGAGCTGATGCCGCCTGGATGGACCGAGACGTCGCCAAGCGAAAGACCTTGGGGCATTACCAGCGACGGCTACTTGGCCGAAATCGATCCAGAAACCGGTCACTACACCCACGTCAAACCGATCGAGTTGCCTGACGGGTATGCAGCCACGCAGTGGATCGGGTTGACATACGACACTTCGGGGCTAGCAGGCCGCTTATTGGCGGTCGGAAATTTCTCCCTCTTTCCCGTGGGCGATTTGCTGAGTTTTCTCTTCGAGATTGATTCAATCACCGGAAAAGCGACATTGCTGACACAGCTCTCCGAAGGCATCCCTGAGGGCGATCTCGTCGCCGACTTCGGTGGCCTGCATGCCGTCAAAACGTACGGAAACGCCGCTTGGTTGGTTGACATTGACACCCAGTCCGGTCAAGTCACCCGACGCGGCATCTTTCATGTCGGCTCGGAGTTTGGACCTCCGGATGCATCTTCACTGACGTTTCACAATGGTGACTACTGGTCGGTCGTCTATGACGGACAAGCTCAGTTGGTTCAGATCAATCCGTTCACCGGTCAAGCGAAATCGAAACGTCCGCTTTCGGATCCCTTGTTCGGCAGTGTTGCAGGAATGGTGGCTTATCGCGGTGAGCTAACGCCGAGATTCTTGTTCGCTGCGGGTGAACCACGCACGGGCGAGAATGCACCCGCCATATATGACCTGGATTCCGACGGTTCGCTAGCGAATCTGCATTCGGTTCCGCTTAGCTTCTCGGGCTTGACCTGGGTTCCCGACCGCGGACACATCGTTACCGTCATCGATCAACCGGTCGACAGCTTATATTTCGGCAACATTCGCACAACGATTGTCCCCGACGGAAAGGATCACATCGAAGGTCACGCTGGCGTTGATTGGATCTGGGGAGACAACGATGTCAGCTACGACCCGTATATCATTTCGCTCGGTGATGACGACGAATTGATCGGTGGCGCGGGAGCCGACTATCTCAGGGGGGATTTGGGAAACGATATTCTCTGGGGGAAGACCCATGAGGTCGCCGCAGCATCGCCAACGAGTGCCTCCGAAAACGATGACCTGGACGGTGGTGAGGGAACCGATACGGTGGTCAGTTGGCTGGATGCGGATCAAACACTCACCAATGGCAACATCTCTTTCAGCCCGTCGTTGCTCGTTTCCGACAGCCTCTATTCGATCGAGCACGCTGAGCTTCGAGCGAGTTCGATGAATTCGCAAGGCCGCACGCTTGACGCATCTGCTTTCACCAGAGGCAACGTGAAGTTGGTCGGCGGTGGCGGCGACGACACACTGATCGGATCACCGCAAAACGACGACCTGGAAGGCGGCGAGGGCAACGATAGTCTGAGCGGCGGTTCGGGAGCGGATCGTTATTTGTTTACCGTGCCGACGAGCCAAGAGAACGACGTCATACGCGATACCGATGGCATCGACACGTTGGATTTCGGCCGTTACGACGATTCGGTGAACGTCTTTCTGAACCGACGTATGATGCTCACGGGAACTCGTAATCTTGAGAATCTTGATTGGGACTCAGACCCCTATGGGATTGAGAACGTCGTCGGCGGTGGTGGCGATGACTGGATCGAAGGAAACGACGGCGCTAACCGGCTCGAAGGCGGCGACGGCAACGATACGCTGTTGGGGCTGGATGATGAAGACTTCCTCATTGGCGGCGCTGGCAACGACTCGCTCGATGGCGGCAACGATCGCGACGTGTTCTTTTTTTCAGACGTTCTCGGTGTCGATGAAAACGACATCGTTAGCGGTGGTAACGGTCGCGATCTGCTCGATTTCTCATCCCTTTCGGGCCAGCAACATTTAATCGTCGATCTGGACGCGTCGACGACTGTCGCAAGCCATGATGGACGAACCGTTCGCTGGAAAACCAAGGCGATAACTGATATCGAAGACATCGTCGGTACGTCCGGCGACGACCAGTTCTACAACGGCATCGATGGGAACCGAATAAGTGGCGGCGACGGCGATGATGTTTATTACTTTCGACATCTTTCCGCGCTCGATTGGATCAATGAGTTCGAAGGTCAAGGTCGAGATCGAATCGACTTCAGCTTGACCCCAGCTTCGGTGTCGCTGTCAATTGACTTGTCGAGCCAGGTTTTAGCGGAATTGAATCAAGCCGGTACGGCAATCCGTGTGCGTGCCGGTGGTGATCTCGAAGCCATTGAAGATGTCGTTGGCGGACAAGGTGACGATGTGATACGAGGCAGTTCCCGTGATAACCACATCGACGGTTGGTATGGCAGCGACCAAATCCATGGCGAATTGGGCGACGATCGATACATCATTTCGCCAGATCCCTCCAATCGAGTCGATACGTTCTTCGAAAACGCCGGCGGCGGCAGCGACACAATCAGTTTTGCGGAACACTACGCGGACCGAACCGACCCGATCATCGTAGAACTGTATGGCGGCACCGCCAGCATTGCCGGTGTGCCGCGAGTCACCCTGGATGATCCGCAGCGATTCGAAAACGCGATCGGCGGCGGTGGCAACGACACGCTCCTTGGCAATGACGGTAACAATCGCTTGGTTGGAGGCGATGGCAACGATCGGTTTAGTGGACGAGGCGGGAATGACCGATTGATGGGAGGAGCGGGTGACGATCGATACGCCTTCGAATCGCTGCGATACGTCCAAAGCGGAGGCTCCAATCAGTATCAAGTGATTCCCGAAAACGATGTGATTCTGGATCCGACCGTGGTACTGGATGAGTTCGGGGTACTGGTGTTGGATGCGGACGGGCGTCCGATCCCGTCGACGAACTCCGGCAACGATACGATTGATTACGTCGACGTGCCTCCAACATCGATCTACAGCCTGTCTATCGACCTGGGGAATAGTCTGCCTCGCATGTCCGAGTACTATGCGGTTCCACCTCTACCGCCGCAGGGAACGGTGGTCAATCCGGTCCTAGCCTATCGCTGGATTGATCGCACATACTGGAGTTGGAGGGACCAGATTTTCGGCACCGTTCTCGAAAACATCATTGGCGGTCCAGGCAACGACACATTGATTGGAAACGACGCATCCAACATCATTCAGGGTGGTGGCGGAGACGATACGATTTACGGTCTCGGCGGCAACGATTTATTGCTTGGCGGAGGTGGAAACAATGTGATTTATGGTGGCCGAGGAAACGATCGATATCAATTCAATTGGATCAGCGACTCTTACGATATTTTGGTCGAGGAAGGGGGAACCGTAGTCGGCGAATCGCTTCGCGTTGGTGGAAACGACACTCTCGACTTCACCGGTGCACCAATGGAGATTTCATTTGATCTCTCTGACTTTGCCCCGGGCACCGGCGATCCCTCAAGCTATCGCGACATCGGCATACTGCCAGGAACCCGACTCCTGTTGAAGGCACAGGGTCAATCGATCACATCGCCTGATCAATATGACGGACGACCTTTCGAAAACGTGATCGTCCCCCCGACGCCGGCGTTAGCGGCAAGTTTGAAAGTGTTCGATAGCAACGATGACGATGCCTTGTCGTCACTTGATGCACTGTTGATCGTCAATTGGCTCAGGAACAACCGTGCTGATGGCCAAGAAGCACGGTCTCTGAATTCGAGCATTGACCGATTTGATAACAACGGCGACGGCCGAGTTACCTCACTCGACGCGCTGCGGGTCATCAACGAACTTGCGAAGCAGGGCGTAAGGCGACAGCAATTGAAGACAGAACCGATGAATCACGCGGCAGTGTTCCAAGGCGATGAGACGACACGCCCGTGGGCTTTGACCAGAGACTTAGACCTCGAATGGCTCGAAGATGATGAACTTCGGGAGCGAATCCTGTAG